The sequence below is a genomic window from Candidatus Cloacimonadaceae bacterium.
TCGAATATCAGTTGCATCGTAGCAAATTGACGCAGTTAGTTTCAATGGTTCTTCCCCTTCTTTCCACAAATAATGCACTATCCATTGACACGGTCTGAAAGGTCTGATATGAGTTTGAGTGCGATTGAACCTAATAATTTCATGAGGTGATAAGTTACCCTTACCTTGTCGTCTAATAACAACCTGAAGTCCTCCCTGTGGTGTCTGAGTTGGAATTATCCATAACGCAGAATTTACAAGTGGTTGATTGGGCTCTGTTTCAGTATAATTCATCCCAGCTAATATCACGGTTTTGCGGTCTCGTGCAAACGGAACAAGACTTTGAAATATATCCTGGGGATGAATTGATAACTCTGGGAAAATCAGTAAGTCTAAACGTGAGCTACGACTGCGATGTGTCTCTCTCAAGTCTAATAATTTTTTCACAGCAGCAAGAGAAGCGACTAAATGATTTCTATGACAACGGCGAACCATAGAATCAGAAAATGTTAAATCAATATTGTTAAAACAATCGCTATTCGGAATTACCTTTTGCACAATACAAGCTCGTAATGGCCGAGTTCCATCTTGTAAACTTCTGAAAGGTGGAGCGCTAACCGGCATCATAAGAACCGATGACTGATGGCCAAGCTTATCTTTAAGGTTTTTGAACCTTAAATCAATCTGATGTAGTGTTTCGGAGATACCTTTATTTATCCAAACATCAAATGAACTTTCATTACAACCAGGCCATTGTAATAGAGAGAAGAGTAATTTCTCTGTCCAATCAGATATCGGAAGCCAATCGGCTCCGAAAGCTGAAAAACCACTATATAACCCATGATCTCGTTGATACCAATGGCTCTCTGGGATACGATAGATAGGAAGATTTTCCTTCCAAGACAATCTCTTAACACTTCTTGAATAGTCATATTGTCTTGTTAGCAAAAAGCGGATAAGGTATGCAAGATTAAATCGCCATGAATCTTCAACTGTACACCAAAGGGGTGGTGTGTACATTGAATTGATGTCATGTGTTAAGTTTAAATCAACATCTATCTTTTCAAAGTACTCCGTATTGTCATTATTGAAAGCTATGTTGACTGCACCAGGTGAGATCACGTATTTTCTATTTGTCTCAAAGCTCATATACAAATTTAGAAATAGAATGGAGAACTTTAGAATCGATAACTCATTAATGCACTTTATAGATTCAGAGTTATCTGAAACAAAGTTCATTAAGTTTGCATAACCTGGGGTGACACTAACTTTATCATTTCGCAGCAAATCAGATGATCTTTTATTAAGAGTTAAATTTGCCCCGGGTTGTGATAGCAATTCTAATGCGAAAGAAGGATCTCTTTCGAGGATATGTTCAAATCTGTTCGTTGTAAGAAGTGGTGTAATTAACTCTCTGGCATCACCTTCATTAAGGTGTGATCTTCTGGCAAGTATTGCATACATTGCAAAATCACGATCAGACTTTCCAATGCTGTTCCCTTGAAGCAATAGAACCATTCTTTTATAGTGCTTTGTTTCTTTGGTTTTCCCTTCTCTACTTATGGGAACATCGTTTGGGGAAAACGCAAGTAAAAATAGAAGAATCTGTTGCTTTAAATACCATGGAATTGATTGGGTTGGTAAATTTAAAATACGAATTCCTTCTGTTTTTAGTGCTTCTCGATATTTTGATATGTCAATATTTTCAGGAAATGACTCTTGATTCTCAATAAATCCAGTTTCAGAAGCACCAGCTCTGAATATTTCTGATAGGCAATACCAAGCAACTCTACGTTTGCTCTTACGTCCACCACCTTTGAGTGTGTATTGACGAAGAAGATGGAGTACAGTATTCAAAATGGCCACATCGGGACAAATATCTAGCCCCACTCTTAATAATCTAACATTTGAAGGGTCTTCAATCCAATTTTCTATCAAACCTAATGCGAATATTTTCGCTTCTTCATCTAATTCCTGTCTTGTAAACCTAACAACGCTATCTTGATCATTAAGTTGTTCTTCACAGAAACCGCATTGTTCCACCTTATCAAAAAGCAAAAGTCGTAGTGAACGATAAGTGCTTCTATAACGATGAGCAGAAAAACGGGCAACAGTATCATCGTGCACATCTGGTACTGGTGCAAACTGAAAAGATTGATTATCTAGACGCCCATCGGAAAATCGAGATTGAGAACGAAGCAGTCCTTGTATAGCAGATAGAACCTCTAATCCCCCCTTTGAATCAAATCCTCCAGAAATCCCATGTTGAATTTGCTGCATTCGCTTACTTTGTCTTACTAATGGACGTTTGTCTCCGAAAACATCTATAACTTTAGTTTTGTCAGAAGATACCTTCAATCCTGAAGCATGTATGTTTAAACCATCCTCCAGCCAAGAAACGATATCAGCTTTAATACTATCTAGACTGGGGGTTTCTTCAACGGATAACACAATTCTGAGATCGTCAACATACCGGCATACATCTAAAACCTTTATGTCCGGTTTGATAAGAGTATTGAAAGATGCTCTAAGAAATTCATCAAAATCTTTGAGTATAACATTTGATAAAAAACCGCTTGCAACAAGACCCTGAGGTAAGGCTATGTTTATAAATCCTTCTAATTCTGAGCATTTAATGTAATCCTCTACACATTGAATGTTTGACTTCTCTTTATTCCATTCCCAGTTAAACACTCGCCTTATTAATGCTATGAATTGAGGATCAGCTTCGGCACCTAACAATCCGATTATTTTATTGTGAAGCAATTCTGGACTCACTCGATCATAGAATTTTGAAAGATCTGATTGAACGATGTAGATTCTTCTATCCCCTTGATGCTCACTTGCGACAACATCAGATCTTTCAATGAATTTATTATAATCCTGGTAATAGGAACGGTAAAGCTTTGTAGAACCCCAATGATGAAGTAATTCGCCATTATCTCCAGTGCTACAATACAAGCGGTTTCCATAAGAAATTGTCTGCTTTCTTTCTTCAGACTTATCTAATGAGACTATTGGGCTTCCTTGTAATTGTTCCATTTGATCAGCCAAGCATAACATAATGGCAGTTGCCAGAACTTGATCTTCGATGCAAACATGCGCTAAAGGCCTTAGTTTTGTTGAGATGTTACTTCTAGGCACCCACTTGTTATGCTCATTAATATGCCAACACTGGCTTTTGGGTGCAGGCACAATTTTTAGGGGTTCATTCCTCCAAGTAGGAATTCTATCAGATAACTGATTAATAAAATTAGGTAAGTCAACCGATGCCAGATCAAGTTCCAATGAATCAGCATACCAATTGTGGTAGCGAATATATGAAGCTGTTTTCTTCCAGGCTTGAATGAGAAACTCAGGTCGTTTAAGGTAACTAATACTTGGGATTGGATGTTGCACATAACCTCCAAAAATGCAATAAGATTTCTTTGCCCAAATGGAAATGTTTTAATCGTGAATTCGAGTAGTTCACTTTTTAATTGTTTCCCATCTTTCATAGGGCCAGACAGCTGTCTTATATTCTGAGAGCTTTGAATGAATATGTTCTGCAACTGTGCTATAGGTGGATTCAAACAATTTGCACAGATACAAGTTAATGAAGTACTTGGGTAATGTGATATAATTCATGTTGAATTCATATTCTGGATTCCATATATACTCTTCTTCTTCTGCAACAGCAATATATGGATATAGAACTGTATCAGTGATAGTACTTACAATATCTTTCCATCTTTCCAAATCTTTGTCTTCCAACCCAGTAATTCGAACAATTGATAAAAGGACAAGCAAGAAAAACTCAACAAATTCCGCAGCAACTCTTGATGCATCATAACCACAATAAAAATACTGCTTGTAATCAAAACATAGACCTTGAAGTTTTTTTCTTGAAATCGAGTCATCTTTAAGCAATAGATAGCATAATACGGTTAACAAGTTCTGATATACTGAATCCAAAGTAAAGAAATTGAATACAGTTGTGCTGTTTTTATTGATAATCAATTTCTGTATTAGGATTTCTGGTTTACTAATTGCATCAAAGGTACTATTGCAAAAGATTGACCTTATGGGCAGTGGTATTAGATTCAAATCACATTTATCTCCATCAACTTTAGTAATCTCTAATACAAGGCTTGAGATAGTAATGTAATCTTCTGGGAATTCTAATCCAGTAAGCCATTTTGATATGTTATCACTTGTGAGATGGTTGGCAAATGCATTGATGAAATCTAAGTATATGGGACTAAGATTTGAATGAGGATTGTTACTCTGTGGCTTTGTTTTCTCAAGGATTATGCGATTAATAAGCTTCTTGCCACCATGGTTCCAATGAGTTAACAATAATGAATCAGCAACCTCAAAGTTAAACCATTCTAATGCTTCAGGATGATATAGATTCTCAATTACATAGGCTATAATGAAAGCGATTTCTTTTTCGGATAAAGTATCCAATTCCTTTATGTCATCCTTATTTAAATGTATTTCCAAGCCATAGAAGTCAATTAGTATTGCAAGGATAACTGGAGGGATTTTGGGTACCCATCTAAAATCTAGTTTCATTTTCTGTGAAACAAGCATAATAATAGAGTTATATGATAATGCATGAGAGTCTAAATATGCTGTACTTCGAAACAACCGGCTCCATTCATCAACAGTTTTTGGGTTCTTATCAATATTTGTATTTTGCTTATAGAGTACTTCTGAAAGAGAATTGATTAGAATAAGGAAAATGCTATTGCTTCTATCATTTCCAATTCTATCAACAAACATATTTACCATTTCGCTCTTATAATCACCTCTGTAACTACTCCTTAGGATTAATATGAATATGTTTCCAAGAGCAATATGGTTATCTATGAAATTATCAGTTAAGGCTAACAATATGTCAGAGTAATTTTTTAACACTAGTTCTGACTCATCATTTTCGTCTTCTAAACATATATACCCCAGATTGTAATCGAAAGGATATCTGTAGGTCACCTTATCATGTATAGAAAACGAAATGTTGTTACTAATTGGCTTTTGAGATGCTAACTCAATTATGATATCCCATTTTAGCATTGTATTGTTAGCCAGATATTCGGATAGTACTCTATAAAGATTATCCATTCAAAACCTCATTAATGCTTTTTGCCCCACTTAACAGATTTATGTATTTGGAACAAATCATTGCACATTGCAATTCATCATTTACAGGTACTATATCTACTTCTTTTATATTTCCGATACTATTCGTTACCACTATAGGTTTCAGCAGTGATGAAGATCCATCACTTGTATCTCGTGAAAAATAATATCTATTATGAAATTCATCATTTGAGGCAACGAAATCTACAAAATTTGGATACAACTTTTTGGGAGGCATAATTCCATTCAAATATATCGGATACCTAGTGTATAAATCTTCCAGTTTAGTTAGAACACTGCTATTGTCTTTTATAATCTGAGTTTTTGCACGTTTCGGATATCCGCATATCGTAAACTTTACAGTAAAGTCAGATTCAAATAGATATCTTCCTATCGCATTAATAAATGCCCTTTGATCCTCGAAAACCATACTTAGCGCATTAGTAGCATCATGCTCTTGAATTGGTCCGATAAAATAAGGATCAAAAATAATTATATCAGGGCCAAGGAAATTGAATAAATCGTAGAAAATATCACTCAATGCCATGTATGCATCATTATCAGAGAAATAGTTGCTTTTATACCATGTAATAGGTTTCATACAATTTATACCTTATTTGTTCTATGAAATGAACGACCATATGCATCAATCATTGTGTTAGAAATGATATTCATATTTAAAACAACATCTTGTATAAGAGTAAAAGAAATACATCTCTCAAGTTTTTCATTGATATAATAATAGAGGTTTCCACTTGCAATAAAGTCATTTAAGTCCGCTATGAATAAACCTGAGCTTGTGTTTATTGCACCTTCTCCCTTGTACTCATCTTCATCATTAGTGATCTTAATTGTATACTTTTTATTGTTGTCAAAACTCTCTTGCACAAATCCGATTATCTGTTTGCTTCCTTGTCCCTTTACTGAAGCAGTGTGTACTCCTCTAAAGGAAATGTCCTTTTGTCTTTGGAGATTTATAGCGATTTGATTAGATTGGATGTAAGTTAGATATTGTAGAGGAGTAAGAATTCCGATTGGTTTGATGAAATCCGTATCTTCACTAGCGTAACCACACAACAAATTCCAATTCTCTTCAATCCGCAACTCAATAGGAAAATAATCCGAAACATCACAAAAATAAGATACGGAAGACAAAATAAGATTCGAATCTTGCATTTCTTTTCGAGTTACATTGGGTACTTGAAAAGTAACATCGTTTCCATTAATATCAACTGGAGTTTTATTGATAATAGAATAGAAAATAGCTTCAGCTTCCTTATCATTGCAAAATGCTACATGTTGATTAATACTCAATTGTCCTGATAATCTATGTGCTTTACCTTTCCAGAACCAATATACGTCGTCATTCTTACAAAAATCATTAATGGGTTTTCTATATAGGAAAATAAGTCTCTCTTCATTGGAACCTATTAATTCTTGTGTTAACAGGAGTATTACATTCATATTGGGTTCAGTTTTCATGACACATAACCTCGATTTAGTTCAGTGGTGTATCACCAAGTTTGTTAGTATTAGAAGGTATTACAGAACTCATTATGATACCTTCACGTACGTCACTTCAAAAGCCCGGCACAGTCTATACCGTTGATTTCTATTTGTAATCGCAAAGGCATCTTTATAGTCGTACTGCTGAAAGATGTCGAGACCTCGACCAAGGATTATCTTCCAGCCGGTATCGGTTTGGATATAGCGGTCATGAATGGATTCATCGTATTCATAAGTGAAGAGGATACCCATCGAGATACAGGACTCCTGGATTTGTTTCAGGAAAGAATCCTGCTGAGAATCATCAAAGTCACTGGGCTTGGTAAACAGATGCACTTCCACCTCATCAGCATCAGATTTTCCGAGAGCGATAGTCTCCATCAGTTCCATCAGGTTCTTGGACTGATAGAAGGCACTGATGTAAGGGTCTTTGATTTCCAGCTTAGCTGCTCCCTCCAGATACTTCCCGAAAAGCTTCTGATAAGAAATGCCACTTTGGTTTTCTTTGATGACGATATTCCCTGCTTTGAGAATATGCGTTTCTGGCGCATCTTTCTGCTTGGGTTGAGTATTTTCACCAGATTCGGGCTTGGACGCCGTGTTGGGCACTAACTCGTCCTCTGTTTCGGGAATTTGAGCATTATAGTAAAGTGGATATTGAATCTCTTCCGTGGTTTTCACGAAATACAGCTTTTGCTCTTTATCAGAATAGGCAAAACGCACCGGCTCATAAGTAGCGTCAATTCGCATAAGCTGGTCTTTGACTCGTTTCCTGCCTTCCATCGAAAATTGCAGTAATTCTTCAATTTCTTCCTTTGAAGCTTTTTGATTGGGATAGATTACCTTCATCAACCCGGAGAAGGTCTTTTGCACACCATCCCGATCACGGGTAGAGATATCTGAAACGAGGTCAAAGTGCTCTTTGTATAATTGCGAATAATCCGAATTACGAAAAGCTCTCAGTATCTCTGCCAGATAATCCACTACAAACCCATAGCCATTAGAGAACATCTCTCCTCTGATAATTGGCACTTCCCAGCCCGGAAGATAGCCATGTAGCCTATCCAGAAAAGCTGAGTCATAGTATTTTTCTGGTAGTTCGTCAAAAAGGTTTGAGTTCTTCAGCATATAAGCTACATTATGCCGTGTATTGCCTACAAATGTCATAGAGGCTTCTGCACCCAATGTTTCAATGCCTCTGGAGAAAGTCTTATTTGCCATATAATTTTTCATGATGTCCACCAAGGCTTTATCCACAGTCTTTTTCTTTCCGGCAAATTCATCAAAAGCAACTACATCCCAATAGCCTACCAGTCCGATTCTGCCATTGGAGTTATTCACGAATAGCTTAGGAACAGACACTTCTCCACCTGAGATCAATATCCCATGAGGAGAGAACTCAGAATAGATATGTGATTTACCGGTACCCTTAGGTCCGAGCTCTATCAGATTATAGTTTCTTTCACAATACGGCACCAGGCGTGTGAGCTGCATTAGTTTCAATCTGCGGCTCATGGTTTCCGGGTTGAAGCCGATACTCTGGATTAGCAGGTCTATCCACTCATCAGAAGTGAATTCCGTCCGCTTTTCCAAGAAGGTATCCATATCAAATTTGGATAGTTGCACTGGTTTAATAGAACTCATTATCCAAGGAACGCTGTTTTTATCCTCAGTATAGACGTATTCAAGCTCTGAGATGCACCAGACACCACTCACTAAGAGTTTTGGATGTTTCTTTATAGTATCAGAATCGACCACTACTTTACTGATACCCAGGCTGGAAAATGAAGCCTCGTAACAGTCGTTTTTATCATTCAAGGATACGGAGATTTTATCAATGACCTTATGCCTGCCCTTTTCCTTGATGATGGATTTGATCAGTCCGGCTTCGTTGCGATGCACATAATGCTTGGCAAGGATATCTTTGACTGTGTCGATACCAGCCAAAATGCTTGCTTCATCCGAAGTGGCACAATACTGACCCAGCAGATATTCCAGCACATAGGTTGGCACAATGGCATTACCCTTCACGGTCTTCACAAGGTCTTTCCGTACAACTAAGCCTGGAAAGTTGGCATTGATTTTGTCATCAAGTTTGCTCATCATAGCTCCTTAAAAGTCAGTTCCAAAGATACGACTGATAGTGAATTTCTCGCATTTGTCTTTGTAGAGTTTGTATTTATTTGTCCCCGGGATTGGTTGCTCCAGCTTGAGCACAAGCTCATCATTAATACTTTCACCAGCCTTGCTGGAGAGCAAGAATCGGCATTCAATGTCTCGCTCCTTATCGTTCAAAGAAGTCGAATCAAACACCATTGTCTTTAGCTCGGACACTGGCTCATCTAACTGATTAAATAGACCGATTCTCAATGTCACAGCCTTCAGCTTGTCATCCACAGGCTTGGTTTGGTAAAGCCTGAACACAAGCACACCAGAGGTGATATTTCTACCCCCACTGGTACGGATTTCCACCTCTACCTCATTAGTGTCACTCACTCGTTTCTTGTTTATCTTGAGTAGGGGAATACAAATCTCCTGCAAGCTGGCTCCTCCATGCACATATCTGCTTCCAGAACCACTTTGTCTCATTCTCTGGTTTCCTCGGGGGATCGCCACTTCAATATCTCCATGCAGCCCAAGCTGTTCAGCCCTGAAGATCAGTACATTGGGGTTATCCTCAAATCCCTTTCCAATGATGCCTCTCCTGAATTTTGTAGATTTCGTTGGTAATGATATCTCTTCATTCAAATAGCTGCTAACACTCAGTTCTTGCTGTTGATAGAGAAAACCATGATCGGCTGTAATGATTATATTGTTGGCATTGGCAGATGTGAGTTTTCTCACCAGGCTCACAAGGTCGTTCAAAGCTGTTTCTACTGCCTCAAAAACCTTCGCTTCACTCACCAGTTTATCCCCGGTGGCATCGATCACGTTATGATAGACATAGATAACATCATAATCTCGATACAGTTTCTTGCCTTCATCGGAGTTTTTGCTCATAACCTCTTCAGTTCTGATGGCAAGTGCCTTACCCGGAAGATGCTTATCCAGTACTTTTGCTCTGTTTTCAGTACCGGAGCTACTCAATCCATCCACTGTTACGTTTCCTGATTCATCCAATTCAATAGTATGATGAGGTAAAAGAGCTGCCATGCCTACAGCCGTAATACTTGGCAATACTCCCTGCATGGCTGTCAGTTCCGCTTCATAACGGTCTTCCTGGCGTATTCTGCTCATCAGTTCAGATGCAATCTCAAAACGTAAGGCATCAGAGATAATCACAAATATCTTCTTTCCGGTTTGGGTAATTGGAATCACATGCTTTTCCCAAAAACTGGTTTGGGGATTTGGTAGAGCATTGATCCAGGTCTTCTGCTGGGCAAGAATAGCTGACCAGCCTGTGTTTAGCTTAAACAAATAGTGGTTCACATAGCTCTGCTCAACTTTCTGAGATAGCTCTTCAAAAAGAGTGTAATGAGAGAAGCGGTTGTAATACAGATTGAATTTCCGATACTGATAATCGATGTTAAACCATTCTGTGCTATAATCGGCAAAGCCCTTGCTTAGGGAGTAGATATCGAGTTTTGCTGTATTTATGCCATTGAAATAGTCTGCGGCTGCCAAGAGGCAATTGTATGCTGTTTCATACTTGTAATACCAATGGCTGTTCTTACGTTTTTGTATCGTATTGCTAAGAGCTCTGAGGTCACCAATTCCATTACTGACCTGCTGAGTTAGTTCGCTCAAGACCCTCTTTTCAATCACCTCAAACAGATCCAGATTCATCAAATCATCCAGGTTTTGCTTTGTCATCCAAGTTTCAATTCTCAGCCAAGTAACACACTTCTCAGAAATGGCTTCAAAAGCTTCACGATACTGAGGTAGGGTTTTGAATAGCTTAAGCAGATAGATTCCATCTTTATTGATTGTCTGCTTTTTATCAGCTTCAGAGTTTTGCAGGATATCTCCGGTAAGGTTTTTAACAGTCTCATTGAATAGATCAATTGCCAAGTCCCTAAAAGATGGGCTCTCTTGTGTGTAGCCTATCAGCATCTGGATTTGCTTCCAGAGAAATTCCTGTAGCTTGCATCTGGTGATTAGGTCGAGTTTGTCTTTGCTTCCCAGGGCATCTTCAGCTAACAAACTAAGGATTATTTCTTCTTTCCGCATATCTGATGAGGTGCATACTGAAACCATTTTCCACCTTATAGTGGTCAAGGATTCGTCTTCAGTTAACAGCTTTTTAAGGTCTGCTATTCGCCTTGCTGCCGCAAAAAACTCTTTATGCTTCCTCGGTATCTCAATATAGTCGTTTCTGCTCAGACCCAATTCCTGCAACAATAGAGATGCTGGATCGATATGTAGTTCTTGGTTGGAAAGTAGCAAGTCCAAGAGCCAGTTTTCCGTGTCATGTGGTCGGGCAGAAGCAAAATACAGCAGGAATTTCTTATCTGGTTCTTGCATCAGGATACGATACTTGATCCCGAATTCATCGTTTGAGACCTCAATCTTCTCTATTCCATCCGGCAGCTCTAATGCCCAATATTCCTCTCTAAACTCATGCTGCTCGTCATACCAGAACAGAAGACGGTGAGTATCAAACTGTTGGGTTATTATGTTTTCGAGTTTCATAAGACCTAAAACCTAATCCCTTTCAAAGCCCCATCAAACATCGCATAATTCACTTTCACCCCATCATCCAGATCAATCTCAATCCGTTTCTCAGCCATTGGAAGCAGTACTTCGCTCTCCCAATCCTCCAGCTCTGTCAGCATAGCCGTGTAACGCACAATTTCCTTATTGGAAAGGATT
It includes:
- the pglZ gene encoding BREX-1 system phosphatase PglZ type A yields the protein MKLENIITQQFDTHRLLFWYDEQHEFREEYWALELPDGIEKIEVSNDEFGIKYRILMQEPDKKFLLYFASARPHDTENWLLDLLLSNQELHIDPASLLLQELGLSRNDYIEIPRKHKEFFAAARRIADLKKLLTEDESLTTIRWKMVSVCTSSDMRKEEIILSLLAEDALGSKDKLDLITRCKLQEFLWKQIQMLIGYTQESPSFRDLAIDLFNETVKNLTGDILQNSEADKKQTINKDGIYLLKLFKTLPQYREAFEAISEKCVTWLRIETWMTKQNLDDLMNLDLFEVIEKRVLSELTQQVSNGIGDLRALSNTIQKRKNSHWYYKYETAYNCLLAAADYFNGINTAKLDIYSLSKGFADYSTEWFNIDYQYRKFNLYYNRFSHYTLFEELSQKVEQSYVNHYLFKLNTGWSAILAQQKTWINALPNPQTSFWEKHVIPITQTGKKIFVIISDALRFEIASELMSRIRQEDRYEAELTAMQGVLPSITAVGMAALLPHHTIELDESGNVTVDGLSSSGTENRAKVLDKHLPGKALAIRTEEVMSKNSDEGKKLYRDYDVIYVYHNVIDATGDKLVSEAKVFEAVETALNDLVSLVRKLTSANANNIIITADHGFLYQQQELSVSSYLNEEISLPTKSTKFRRGIIGKGFEDNPNVLIFRAEQLGLHGDIEVAIPRGNQRMRQSGSGSRYVHGGASLQEICIPLLKINKKRVSDTNEVEVEIRTSGGRNITSGVLVFRLYQTKPVDDKLKAVTLRIGLFNQLDEPVSELKTMVFDSTSLNDKERDIECRFLLSSKAGESINDELVLKLEQPIPGTNKYKLYKDKCEKFTISRIFGTDF
- the brxL gene encoding BREX system Lon protease-like protein BrxL, which codes for MSKLDDKINANFPGLVVRKDLVKTVKGNAIVPTYVLEYLLGQYCATSDEASILAGIDTVKDILAKHYVHRNEAGLIKSIIKEKGRHKVIDKISVSLNDKNDCYEASFSSLGISKVVVDSDTIKKHPKLLVSGVWCISELEYVYTEDKNSVPWIMSSIKPVQLSKFDMDTFLEKRTEFTSDEWIDLLIQSIGFNPETMSRRLKLMQLTRLVPYCERNYNLIELGPKGTGKSHIYSEFSPHGILISGGEVSVPKLFVNNSNGRIGLVGYWDVVAFDEFAGKKKTVDKALVDIMKNYMANKTFSRGIETLGAEASMTFVGNTRHNVAYMLKNSNLFDELPEKYYDSAFLDRLHGYLPGWEVPIIRGEMFSNGYGFVVDYLAEILRAFRNSDYSQLYKEHFDLVSDISTRDRDGVQKTFSGLMKVIYPNQKASKEEIEELLQFSMEGRKRVKDQLMRIDATYEPVRFAYSDKEQKLYFVKTTEEIQYPLYYNAQIPETEDELVPNTASKPESGENTQPKQKDAPETHILKAGNIVIKENQSGISYQKLFGKYLEGAAKLEIKDPYISAFYQSKNLMELMETIALGKSDADEVEVHLFTKPSDFDDSQQDSFLKQIQESCISMGILFTYEYDESIHDRYIQTDTGWKIILGRGLDIFQQYDYKDAFAITNRNQRYRLCRAFEVTYVKVS
- a CDS encoding reverse transcriptase domain-containing protein, which produces MQHPIPSISYLKRPEFLIQAWKKTASYIRYHNWYADSLELDLASVDLPNFINQLSDRIPTWRNEPLKIVPAPKSQCWHINEHNKWVPRSNISTKLRPLAHVCIEDQVLATAIMLCLADQMEQLQGSPIVSLDKSEERKQTISYGNRLYCSTGDNGELLHHWGSTKLYRSYYQDYNKFIERSDVVASEHQGDRRIYIVQSDLSKFYDRVSPELLHNKIIGLLGAEADPQFIALIRRVFNWEWNKEKSNIQCVEDYIKCSELEGFINIALPQGLVASGFLSNVILKDFDEFLRASFNTLIKPDIKVLDVCRYVDDLRIVLSVEETPSLDSIKADIVSWLEDGLNIHASGLKVSSDKTKVIDVFGDKRPLVRQSKRMQQIQHGISGGFDSKGGLEVLSAIQGLLRSQSRFSDGRLDNQSFQFAPVPDVHDDTVARFSAHRYRSTYRSLRLLLFDKVEQCGFCEEQLNDQDSVVRFTRQELDEEAKIFALGLIENWIEDPSNVRLLRVGLDICPDVAILNTVLHLLRQYTLKGGGRKSKRRVAWYCLSEIFRAGASETGFIENQESFPENIDISKYREALKTEGIRILNLPTQSIPWYLKQQILLFLLAFSPNDVPISREGKTKETKHYKRMVLLLQGNSIGKSDRDFAMYAILARRSHLNEGDARELITPLLTTNRFEHILERDPSFALELLSQPGANLTLNKRSSDLLRNDKVSVTPGYANLMNFVSDNSESIKCINELSILKFSILFLNLYMSFETNRKYVISPGAVNIAFNNDNTEYFEKIDVDLNLTHDINSMYTPPLWCTVEDSWRFNLAYLIRFLLTRQYDYSRSVKRLSWKENLPIYRIPESHWYQRDHGLYSGFSAFGADWLPISDWTEKLLFSLLQWPGCNESSFDVWINKGISETLHQIDLRFKNLKDKLGHQSSVLMMPVSAPPFRSLQDGTRPLRACIVQKVIPNSDCFNNIDLTFSDSMVRRCHRNHLVASLAAVKKLLDLRETHRSRSSRLDLLIFPELSIHPQDIFQSLVPFARDRKTVILAGMNYTETEPNQPLVNSALWIIPTQTPQGGLQVVIRRQGKGNLSPHEIIRFNRTQTHIRPFRPCQWIVHYLWKEGEEPLKLTASICYDATDIRLAADLREESDVYIIPSFNQDVKTYDQMALALHYHMYQMVIVANNGSYGGSSAYAPFREDYNKEIFHLHGQPQASVAFLEIDDIGDFLNRWNAPPPVISPHRMSWKTPPAR